From the Mahella australiensis 50-1 BON genome, the window GCAGCAGCTTCAGCAGGAGCTGATATAATATGTATAGAAACCATGTCCGATATAAATGAGGCCCGCGCTGCTATATTAGCGGCCAAAGAGAATACCGGTTTGCCGATAACAGCCACTATGACGTTTGAAGCCAACGGCAGGACGCTGATGGGAAATGATGCCGTCAGCGCGACTTTAGCCTTGGAGTCGGCGGGTGCTGATGTGGTGGGCGTGAATTGCTCGGGCGGTGTAGAAGTGGCATATGAAGCTATAAAGCAAATGGCTGATTACAGCTCAGTGCCTCTCATGGCCCAGCCCAATGCCGGTATGCCGCATGACCAGGACGGTATTACGGTATATCCTTTGGGTCCTGAGGAAATGTTACGATGGATGGATGACTTTGCCAAGGCTGGCGCTGCTGTACTGGGCGGTTGTTGCGGTACCACACCTGAGCATATAAAGCTTTTAGCCGATAAATTTAAGGGTCGAAAGCGTTCGCCCGCTGTTAATCCAAAGATGACTAATATTATCTCTTCCGGCTCTAAGAGCGTAGATGTTAGCAGGATAGAATCTTTATGCGAGATAAATGTAGCTTGCGACGATCCGACCTCATCAGTCATGAATGCTGTATCCGAGGCTGCTGATGCCATCGTACTGGATTTTACAGCATGGGATGGCAGCGAAAGCGATGTCTATGAACTGTTGAACGATATAACGTCTCTATGCAGGATACCGCTGATATTTAAAAATGCACGTTATGATATATTGGCTTGGCTATTGAGATATTATGGAGGTGTAGCCGGTGTCATAGGGGATGCGGATAGAGCGCTGGTCAATAGATATAAGGCCGTGATAATGTGATGGTGAGATGAGTATGGTAGATGTAGGACAGCTTGACTATATATTGAAGAACGTTGTAAATACGATAAAGCAAAGCCAGCAGCAAATAAATTATATAAACGAAGAGGCGTTGAAAGAATGGAACGAACTACAGCAGCGCTTGGTCGATATACAATGCCAGATAAGGCTTATTATAGATGAAGTGGACAGCCTGGAGAAGTTGCTGCGCAAAAGCCGGCAGCGTCTGGCCCAAGTCAGTAAGAATTTTCAGATATTCAGTGAAGAAGAGGTAAAGGCCGCCTACGATGAAGCTAGTGAACTCCAGTTGAAGCTGGCATTAAAAAGACAGCTCGAAAAGCAGCTTCAGGAGCAGAGAAAGGATATAGAACAGCGGGTAAAAAGGGTTAAAGATACGCTGGAAAAGGCCGATAGAATAAGCAGCCAGATCGCTGCGGCCCTTGCCTTGATAACCAGCGATCTAAGTGATATCGCTAACGAACTGCAGGATATGCAGTTTAAGGAATTTATGAACAACCGCATAATAATGGCTCAAGAAGAGGAGAGGCAGCGCCTGGCCCGGGATATACATGACGGGCCTGCGCAATCCATGAGCAACCTGCTATTAAAAGCAGAGCTGTGCGATAGACTGCTGGATACCGATGTTCGAGCGGCTCATAATGAGCTTTCGGAATTGAAAAATATGATACGCAACAGCCTCAGCGAAATACGCAAGGTTATATTCGATCTTCGTCCCATGTCATTGGACGATCTAGGCCTTATACCCACACTTATGCAATACGTCGAAGATTTTGAGAAAGAAAGCGGTATAACGGTGGATCTGAAGATTAAGGGCAATCATACCGTTGCGTTGAAATCGATTGTAGAAGTGGCAGTTTTCCGTGTGATACAGGAAGCTTTGAATAATGTAAGAAAGCATTCCCATGCTAAGAATGTTCTTATATACCTAGAATTTTTAGATAAAATGCTGAATATAAGGATAAACGATGATGGCGTGGGGTTTGATTCAAAAACCATATTAAAGACAGAGGAGAGGGAACATGCTGCGGGTTTTGGGCTTTACAGTATGAAAGAGAGGGTTACGTTGCTAAACGGTAAATTTGATATAATAACCTCTCCGGGAGAAGGTACGACTATTTTTGCATCTATACCGATAGAAAGGGAGCACAAAACCAATGGATAAAATAAAGGTTATGATAGCAGATGACCACCCGCTTATGCGGCAGGGCCTGGAACGCATATTGTCTTTGGAGCCTGATATAGATGTCATAGCGCAAGCCGCCAACGGCTCTGAGGTTATCGAAAAAACGAAATCCATAATACCAGATGTTATACTTATGGATATAAATATGCCGGTTATGAACGGATTAGAGACTATTAAAGTGCTAAAAAGCAATAAATGTCCGTCTCGCATTATAATGCTTACTGTTCATAATGATAAGCAGTATCTTTTGGAAAGCCTTAAATTAGGGGCTTGTGGATATATCCTAAAGGATGCCGAAGTCGATCAGCTTGTAGAGGCTATACATAAAGCATATCGAGGGCAGCTATATGTACAGACCGAGATGGCCAATCCTGTTTTAAAAGAGGATCAAGCCAGCCCGCTATATGGCTTCAATGTAGGGATACGATATGATGACGACCTGACGCAAAGGGAACGGGAGGTTTTGGCCCTTGTTGCAAAGGGATTGAGCAATGGAGAGATAGCCAAAAAGCTGTTTATAAGTGAGAAAACTGTAAAAAACCATCTTTCCAGCATATTCAGAAAGCTCAATGTATCGGACAGAACCCAAGCCGCGGTATATGCCATAAAACATGGCTATAATTAACTTGAACGATAAGGGGCTATTGAAGCAACGAGATGGATTATTTTACATTTATATTGACTAATAATGTATTGCCTATATTTTTGATAGTAGGCGTCGGAGCGATGCTTAATTATTTCTTTAATTTGGATGTTAGAAGCTTATCGCGATTACACCTATACATAATGGTTCCGGCTTTTATGTTCAATCAGCTCTATAAGACTGAGATTTCAATGCAATTATTAGGCAGCGTTATTCTTTTTATAATTGTATTTTTGTTTTTATTATACATAACAGGCCATGGCGTAGGCAAGCTTCTCAAAGATGGCAAAAGTATGGAAAATGCCTTTGCCAATTCGATTATGTTTTATAACAGCGGCAATTACGGTATACCCTTAATAACGCTGGCATTTAAAAACGATCCCATTGCTATATCTATACAAGTTATAGTGATGATTGCGCAAAATATAAGCAATTTTACTTTGGGAGCATTTCAGGCAAGCGATAAAGGGGATGGATTTAAGCAAACGTTAAAAGGGATAGCAAAGCTGCCGTCTATATATGCGCTCATATTAGCTCTAAGTTTGAGGTTGTTACATATAGATATATGGCAGCCGGTTGCGACATCCTTGGATTATCTGAGTCAAGCTATGATAGCGGTGGCGTTGCTTACCCTCGGCGCCCAATTGATATCCACCAAACTTGATTTTGAATGGAGCGTATTGCTCTCCAATGCTATAAGGCTTATAGGTGGGCCTGCTATAGCTTTGTTAATAATAAAACTGCTTGGCTTTCATGGATTGCTGGCTCAGGTTCTTTTTGTATCGTCAGGGTTGCCTACAGCTGTCAATACAGTAGTATTGTCGTTGGAGTATGATTCTAATCCTGACTTTGCATCAAAGACGGTTTTTTCGGCTACGCTGTTGAGCGCTTTTACTGAAACCATTCTCATATATGTAGCACAAAATTTCATAAAATAGATGTGGCTTATACAATATGGCTAAAAAGAATCGACAAAATTTTGTGAACAATATATATGGCTTAAAGCGGTATATACAGTTATAATAATAGCGTTAAATTATTGTGCCAGCCCGTAATCGATACGGGAAATAAAAAGGACGGAGGGGTCTTAATGGCAAGTGTTGTATTAAAGGACATAAGCAAGGTATACGCTGGCGGTGTTACAGCAGTAAGCCACTTCAATTTGGATATTGAAGACAAAGAGTTTATTGTATTGGTAGGACCGTCTGGCTGTGGCAAGACTACGACTTTAAGAATGATAGCTGGCTTGGAAGAGATCACCGAAGGTGAACTGTATATCGGTGAGCGTCTGGTTAATGATGTAGCCCCTAAGGACCGTGATATAGCCATGGTGTTCCAGAACTATGCTTTGTATCCTCATATGACCGTATATGAGAATATGGCATTTGGTTTAAAACTAAGGAAGACGCCTAAGGCTGAAATAGACAGGCGTGTTAAAGAGGCTGCCAGAATATTGGATATCGAGCATCTGCTAAACCGTAAGCCAAAGGCTTTGTCCGGTGGTCAGAGACAGAGGGTGGCATTAGGCCGTGCTATAGTTCGTGAGCCGCGCGTGTTCTTGATGGACGAACCGTTATCCAACCTTGATGCTAAATTGAGGGTTCAGATGAGAACCGAGCTGACTAAGCTACATCAAAGATTAGGTACGACGTTTGTATATGTTACGCACGATCAGACCGAGGCTATGACTATGGGTAGTAGGATAGTGGTTATGAAAGATGGCTTTATACAGCAGGTCGATTCTCCTCAGAATCTTTACGATTATCCAGCCAATCTGTTTGTTGCCGGTTTCATAGGCAGCCCAGAAATGAATTTTATCGATGTTACGCTTATATCGGAAGGCGGCGCCGTGTACGCTGCGTTCAATGACCATAAGGTAAGGATACCTGAGGGTAAGCTCAAGAAATTGATCGATGATTCATATATAGGCAAAGAGGTAGTATTGGGTATCAGACCGGAAGATTTGCACGATGAAGAGGTATTTATAGACAGCGTGCCCGATGCCGTAGTGACAGCTACCGTCGATGTGGTGGAGCTGTTGGGTGCTGAGACGTTGCTTTATTTGACAGTAGCGGGCAACAATATGATAGCGCGCGTCGATCCTCGCAGCACTGCAAGAGCCGGTGATACGATAAAGATAGCATTGGATCCGAATAGGATACATTTATTTGATAAAGAGACCGAAAAGACCATATTGAATAAATAAGACTTTTTAGCACAAAATAAAAAAAGCAGAAAATATCCCCAAGGATAATTTTTCTGCTTTTTTTATTTACAGGTTTATGATATAATACGCGTAAGGGTGATGTAATGTTAACTAATAAGCAAATGCAGCAGCTTGTCGAGGATGCGGCCTTTAATCTTTCTATACCGATAAGCCTGATAGAAACCGGAGGCAATATCCTGGCGAGCAGCAGAAAGGATCAAATAAGGGCTATAGATGATATCGTGCAGGCAGAAGGCGATATTATAGCCAAGGCTGGGTTTATGGTAAAGGATGGCGTATCTTATTATGCTGTTTCTTTGTCAAACTATAAGCCATTATACATACGCATGGACGGTCAAGGCGAGGTTGTGCGCCGATATTGCTATTTGTTTAAGGCTTTATTAGAACTGTATGATAAAATGCCTGAGCAGCATCTTACAAAGGAGCAGTTCATACATAGGCTTTTGTTGGACCAGGTTCCTCCGGCTGATGTGCCTGTATATCTCGACGATTTTAGAGTGGAACGCAAGCTTAAACGCTGCGTATACCTGATAATGGCCGATGACAAAGAGGACGAGGTGTATAGTGTATTGTCCAAAGCCTTTCCTCGCTCGCATAAAGATATAATAATCCGCATGGATACCAAGAATATAGTGCTTGTAAAAGCTATTGAGGATGAAGAGGATGAGGCTACGACTGCTGACGATCTTATACAGATGGGATTGGCCATATCCGAGAGCATGCTCAATGAGCTTTCTGTAAATGTAATAGTAGGCGTTGGCTCTATAAAAGATGATATCATGCAGATAAGGCAATCATATATCGAGGCGCAAAAAGCCATAGATATAGGCAGAGCTTTCGATAACGGTAAGAAGGGTTTATATGTGTATGATAAACTCTTTATAGAGAAGCTGCTGTTCAATATATCGCCCGAAAAATGCCAGGAGTTTTACGATAGGGTTTTTAAAGGGGAGGAATTTGACTTCTTAAACGAAGCCATGATTCAAACAGTTCAAAAACTCTTTGAAAATAGCCTAAATTTAAGTGAGACGTCCAGGCAATTGTATATACATAGAAATACCTTGGTTTACAGGTTGGACAAGATTCAGAAATATACCGGTTTGGATCTGCGCAATTTCGATGACGCAGTGACATTCAAACTGGGGCTGATGATAGGAAGGTATTTGGGATATATTAAAAATTAAGGGGCTATTTTAGTTGATGATCCGATTGGTTAATGTTTCTAAGGTTTATGATAACGGCGTTACAGCATTGTCGAATGTTAATATAAATATAAAAGCAGGAGATTTTGTATTTTTGGTGGGCCCAAGCGGGGCCGGCAAAACTACTATAATAAAATTGTTGCTAAAAGAAATAGAGCCTACAAGCGGAGATATATTTGTAAACGATAAAAATATTACTGTTTTGAAACGTCGGGAAATACCATATTTTCGCAGGAATATAGGCGTGGTATTCCAGGATTTCCGCTTGTTACCCGACAGGAATGTATACGATAATATAGCTTTTGCTATGCAAGTAGTGGGTACACCTTCGAAAGAGATCAGGCGCAGGGTGCCGCTTATGTTAAGCTTGGTCAATCTCAGCAGTAAAGCTTATGCTTATCCCAACGAGCTTTCGGGCGGTGAGCAGCAGCGGGTGGCATTAGCTCGCGCCATAGCCAATAATCCGCCTGTATTGATAGCTGATGAGCCGACCGGTAATCTGGATCCAGATACCGGATGGGATATAGTCAACCTTTTGAGCGAAATAAACCGCAGAGGTACAACGGTTATAATGGCCACACATGCCAAAGAAATAGTCGATGCGATGCGCAAGCGCGTTATAATCTTAAAGAAAGGAACGGTGATAAGCGATCAGGAAAAAGGGGTGTATTTAGATGAGGTTAAGTAACATAGGCTATTATATTAAAGAGGGATTTAACGGTATTTTTAGGCATAAAGCCATGAGCCTGGCCGCTATTATATCCATCGTTATAGCCCTCTTTATGTTGGGCAGTATTATAGTATTTGGTTTAAATGTGAGTAATATCATAGGCGATATGGAATCAAGTTTGGAAGTAATAATATTTTTGAAGGATGACATGCCTGATCAAGCGATCGAGCAGCTGGATAGTGATCTTAGAAATATGGAAGGCATCGTAGATGTAAGATATATTTCTAAAGCCGATGCTTTTGAAAAGTGGAAAGAGCAGTTTGGAGAACAGAGCGATTATCTGGAGGGCTACACCGCTGAGGATAATCCGCTGCCAAGGTCGTACGAGGTAAGGCTTAAAGAACCGTCTTATGCAGATAACGTGGTGAATGCTCTAAATGGAAGGGAAGGGATAGAGAAGGTTCAATATAATAGCGAAGTCGCCGATACGTTGAACAGATTAGTCACCGCAGTCCGTTGGATGGGCTTGATTATAGTAGGTATATTATTGGTAATCGCTGTAGTTATCATAATGAATACCGTCCGTTTAGCGGTATTCGCCAGGCGCAATGAGATAAATATTATGAAATACATAGGAGCGACCAATTGGTTTATACGCTGGCCTTTCATCATTGAAGGCGCAGTTATAGGCCTGATAGGCTCTGTACTTTCGCTGGCGCTTTTAAAAATACTTTATGATTTTGCTATGGATAAACTGAGCGGTATATTGAACATGGTGAAGCTCATACCAGTAAATGATGCCATGAATATAGCAATGCTTATTATAATGGTTACTGGCATTGTAGCCGGTATAATAGGCAGTGCTGTTTCGATAAGGCGTTATCTAAAAGTTTAAGAAGGAGAGATTTACAGGAGGATTTGAATGATGCGAAGGGTTATAGCTATCCTTATAGCGATGGTCTTAATTTTGGGAGTGACGGTGCCGGCTATGGCTGTCGGGTTGGACGATAAAAAAGAGGAGCTTGAAGATGTAGAGCAAGATATGTTAAGTACACAGGATGCTTTAGAAGATGTGGAATTAAAACAACAGGATGTGAGCATCCAGTTGGAAAAGCTCGATAAACAGCTCGAACAAAAGCAGGCCGAATTGGACAAGGCTAATGCAGATCTGGATGAAACAAAAAAGCAGCTCGAGGAAACCGAAAAAGCATTGGAGCAGGCCATAAAAGAGGCCGAATACCAGCAGCAATTGCTGGATAGCCGCGTGCGTGCCATGTATATGAATGATCAGTCCAGTATTCTAGAGATGATATTATCGGCGCAAAGCGTTAGCGATCTCATAATGCGAGTGGAGATGGCCGCTAAAATAACCCAATGCGATAATGACCTTTTGACACAAATGTGCAAGCTGCAAGATGATATAGCCAAAAAAAAGCAAGCCATTGAAGAACAAAAATTACATATAGAACAACAAAAGCAGCTCATTGTTGAGGAAAAGAAAGGTATAGAAACCAAGCGCGCGGAAAAGAACAAACTTCTGGCTGATTTAGAGCAGCAGAAGGAATCATATGAAAAAGCGCTGAACGAGATGGAAGCACAATCAAAAGAACTCGAGGCTGTCATAAGAAAGCTTCAGGCTGAGGAGGAAGCAAGGCGTAAGGCTCAAGCTCAGAAGAACAGTGGTTCCAGCAGCAGGGGTGGATCTGTGGTGGCTACCGGTCGGTTTACATGGCCTGTACCGGGTTATTCGAGAATATCATCATCGTTTGGGTATAGAGTGCATCCCGTGCTGGGTGTGGGTAAATTACATACAGGTACTGATATAGCGGCGCCGAGCGGTGCAAACGTTGTGGCTGCCGATGGAGGGATGGTCATACAGTCCGGCTGGCTCGGCGCGTATGGCAAGGCCGTGATAATAGATCATGGCAACGGCATATCCACGCTTTATGGACATAATTCGTCGCTTCTGGTAAGCATCGGTCAGGAGGTATCGCAAGGGCAGGTAATAGCTAGAGTCGGCATGACTGGACTGGCCACCGGGCCACACAGCCACTTTGAAGTACGCATTAACGGTACACCGACCAATCCAATGCAATATTTTAAATAATCGATTTTGTCTCCAGCTTGACATAATATCCGATACATTGTAGAATTAACGTAGCATAATACACATATGCTACGTTAATTCTACAATGGGCTTTATACTTTTTCAGGTTAAGAAGATGGAATTGCTGTTGATTGTAAAAATGGAATACGGTATAATATTTAATTAGGAAGGTATTCTTCCGGAAATAAGATCATAAAAGTAACGAGAGAGAAAGTAGATTGATTTTTCGTGTATTTTATCGATGGATTAGGAGGTGTGTATTATAGAATTTAGCTTGTGGGATATCCTATATATAATAGTAGGTTTGGCTATTGGAGTATTAAGTGGCTATTATTACCGCAAAACAATAGCTGAAGCTAAAATCGGTAAAGCGGAAGAAAGGGCTGCGGATATAATAAAC encodes:
- a CDS encoding homocysteine S-methyltransferase family protein; the protein is MGKDFIPYLNEHFVIFDGAMGTMLQQKKAGIDRCPEELNIADPDVIISIHKAYKNAGSDVIETNTFGANALKLARWGLSAQADAINAAAVKLARDVMGDDGWVAVSVGPTGHLMRPFGDLSFDDAYNAFKSQILAAASAGADIICIETMSDINEARAAILAAKENTGLPITATMTFEANGRTLMGNDAVSATLALESAGADVVGVNCSGGVEVAYEAIKQMADYSSVPLMAQPNAGMPHDQDGITVYPLGPEEMLRWMDDFAKAGAAVLGGCCGTTPEHIKLLADKFKGRKRSPAVNPKMTNIISSGSKSVDVSRIESLCEINVACDDPTSSVMNAVSEAADAIVLDFTAWDGSESDVYELLNDITSLCRIPLIFKNARYDILAWLLRYYGGVAGVIGDADRALVNRYKAVIM
- a CDS encoding sensor histidine kinase, with product MVDVGQLDYILKNVVNTIKQSQQQINYINEEALKEWNELQQRLVDIQCQIRLIIDEVDSLEKLLRKSRQRLAQVSKNFQIFSEEEVKAAYDEASELQLKLALKRQLEKQLQEQRKDIEQRVKRVKDTLEKADRISSQIAAALALITSDLSDIANELQDMQFKEFMNNRIIMAQEEERQRLARDIHDGPAQSMSNLLLKAELCDRLLDTDVRAAHNELSELKNMIRNSLSEIRKVIFDLRPMSLDDLGLIPTLMQYVEDFEKESGITVDLKIKGNHTVALKSIVEVAVFRVIQEALNNVRKHSHAKNVLIYLEFLDKMLNIRINDDGVGFDSKTILKTEEREHAAGFGLYSMKERVTLLNGKFDIITSPGEGTTIFASIPIEREHKTNG
- a CDS encoding response regulator, translated to MDKIKVMIADDHPLMRQGLERILSLEPDIDVIAQAANGSEVIEKTKSIIPDVILMDINMPVMNGLETIKVLKSNKCPSRIIMLTVHNDKQYLLESLKLGACGYILKDAEVDQLVEAIHKAYRGQLYVQTEMANPVLKEDQASPLYGFNVGIRYDDDLTQREREVLALVAKGLSNGEIAKKLFISEKTVKNHLSSIFRKLNVSDRTQAAVYAIKHGYN
- a CDS encoding AEC family transporter, which codes for MDYFTFILTNNVLPIFLIVGVGAMLNYFFNLDVRSLSRLHLYIMVPAFMFNQLYKTEISMQLLGSVILFIIVFLFLLYITGHGVGKLLKDGKSMENAFANSIMFYNSGNYGIPLITLAFKNDPIAISIQVIVMIAQNISNFTLGAFQASDKGDGFKQTLKGIAKLPSIYALILALSLRLLHIDIWQPVATSLDYLSQAMIAVALLTLGAQLISTKLDFEWSVLLSNAIRLIGGPAIALLIIKLLGFHGLLAQVLFVSSGLPTAVNTVVLSLEYDSNPDFASKTVFSATLLSAFTETILIYVAQNFIK
- a CDS encoding ABC transporter ATP-binding protein; translated protein: MASVVLKDISKVYAGGVTAVSHFNLDIEDKEFIVLVGPSGCGKTTTLRMIAGLEEITEGELYIGERLVNDVAPKDRDIAMVFQNYALYPHMTVYENMAFGLKLRKTPKAEIDRRVKEAARILDIEHLLNRKPKALSGGQRQRVALGRAIVREPRVFLMDEPLSNLDAKLRVQMRTELTKLHQRLGTTFVYVTHDQTEAMTMGSRIVVMKDGFIQQVDSPQNLYDYPANLFVAGFIGSPEMNFIDVTLISEGGAVYAAFNDHKVRIPEGKLKKLIDDSYIGKEVVLGIRPEDLHDEEVFIDSVPDAVVTATVDVVELLGAETLLYLTVAGNNMIARVDPRSTARAGDTIKIALDPNRIHLFDKETEKTILNK
- a CDS encoding PucR family transcriptional regulator; protein product: MLTNKQMQQLVEDAAFNLSIPISLIETGGNILASSRKDQIRAIDDIVQAEGDIIAKAGFMVKDGVSYYAVSLSNYKPLYIRMDGQGEVVRRYCYLFKALLELYDKMPEQHLTKEQFIHRLLLDQVPPADVPVYLDDFRVERKLKRCVYLIMADDKEDEVYSVLSKAFPRSHKDIIIRMDTKNIVLVKAIEDEEDEATTADDLIQMGLAISESMLNELSVNVIVGVGSIKDDIMQIRQSYIEAQKAIDIGRAFDNGKKGLYVYDKLFIEKLLFNISPEKCQEFYDRVFKGEEFDFLNEAMIQTVQKLFENSLNLSETSRQLYIHRNTLVYRLDKIQKYTGLDLRNFDDAVTFKLGLMIGRYLGYIKN
- the ftsE gene encoding cell division ATP-binding protein FtsE, which produces MIRLVNVSKVYDNGVTALSNVNINIKAGDFVFLVGPSGAGKTTIIKLLLKEIEPTSGDIFVNDKNITVLKRREIPYFRRNIGVVFQDFRLLPDRNVYDNIAFAMQVVGTPSKEIRRRVPLMLSLVNLSSKAYAYPNELSGGEQQRVALARAIANNPPVLIADEPTGNLDPDTGWDIVNLLSEINRRGTTVIMATHAKEIVDAMRKRVIILKKGTVISDQEKGVYLDEVK
- the ftsX gene encoding permease-like cell division protein FtsX; amino-acid sequence: MRLSNIGYYIKEGFNGIFRHKAMSLAAIISIVIALFMLGSIIVFGLNVSNIIGDMESSLEVIIFLKDDMPDQAIEQLDSDLRNMEGIVDVRYISKADAFEKWKEQFGEQSDYLEGYTAEDNPLPRSYEVRLKEPSYADNVVNALNGREGIEKVQYNSEVADTLNRLVTAVRWMGLIIVGILLVIAVVIIMNTVRLAVFARRNEINIMKYIGATNWFIRWPFIIEGAVIGLIGSVLSLALLKILYDFAMDKLSGILNMVKLIPVNDAMNIAMLIIMVTGIVAGIIGSAVSIRRYLKV
- a CDS encoding murein hydrolase activator EnvC family protein, which codes for MMRRVIAILIAMVLILGVTVPAMAVGLDDKKEELEDVEQDMLSTQDALEDVELKQQDVSIQLEKLDKQLEQKQAELDKANADLDETKKQLEETEKALEQAIKEAEYQQQLLDSRVRAMYMNDQSSILEMILSAQSVSDLIMRVEMAAKITQCDNDLLTQMCKLQDDIAKKKQAIEEQKLHIEQQKQLIVEEKKGIETKRAEKNKLLADLEQQKESYEKALNEMEAQSKELEAVIRKLQAEEEARRKAQAQKNSGSSSRGGSVVATGRFTWPVPGYSRISSSFGYRVHPVLGVGKLHTGTDIAAPSGANVVAADGGMVIQSGWLGAYGKAVIIDHGNGISTLYGHNSSLLVSIGQEVSQGQVIARVGMTGLATGPHSHFEVRINGTPTNPMQYFK